In Calonectris borealis chromosome 10, bCalBor7.hap1.2, whole genome shotgun sequence, a single genomic region encodes these proteins:
- the GNL3 gene encoding guanine nucleotide-binding protein-like 3, with the protein MKRPKLKKASKRLTCHKRYKIQKKIREHHRKVRKEAKKRGRKKPKKDPGVPSAAPFKEELLREAEQRKQRLEELKQKQKLNRQKEHEKKRKLEAKKNAAKIKEKAEGKESSGKSKAKTNKLLDKNSKKSFCRELKKVIEASDVVLEVLDARDPMGCRCPQLEQAVTCSGGDKKLLLVLNKIDLVPKENLEKWLNYLKKEFPTVAFKSATLMKDRTMQEQVTKRRARVDLSRTTECFGSKCLLKLLQEHGKTQNKAIQVGVVGFPNVGKSSIINSLKGVRACNVGLARGVTKSMQIVHIDKQTKMLDSPSIIADPSNNALALALRSIIDIEESGVAEVLEGVDAILNHCSKQQVVMHYNIPDFRNTEEFLTLLAQKRGMLKKGGVPDVENVAKLLLCDWTGAKISYHSQPPGSQRLPPYLTEDKIAEMQECFNLKNLEEENNNTVQALKYPSPASSIIFQSAGMANGTIEENKVIEVASECENLETSKEEEEEEEEDFTESDDDQDDVEEEKDVKEESKVQVTRKATLGKQQTSPTNSEKQIAESQHSNSLSFSLDKTADEDDAYDFNTDYV; encoded by the exons ATGAAGCGGCCCA AGCTGAAGAAAGCCAGCAAGAGGCTGACCTGCCACAAGCGCTACAAGATCCAGAAGAAG ATCAGAGAACACCACCGAAAAGTCAGGAAGGAGGCCAAAAAACGTGGACGCAAAAAGCCCAAGAAAGATCCCGGTGTTCCCAGTGCTGCACCATTTAAGGAAGAGCTTCTACGGGAAGCAGAGCAAAGAAAGCAGAGG CTTGAAGaactaaaacaaaagcagaagctcAACAGACAGAAAGAACATGAAAAGAAGAGGAAGCTTGAAGCTAAAAAGAATGCAGCcaaaatcaaggaaaaagcagagggaaag GAATCCTCTGGCAAATCTAAAGCAAAGACTAACAAACTGCTGgataaaaattcaaagaaatcatTTTGCAGGGAGCTCAAGAAG GTGATTGAGGCCTCAGATGTGGTTCTAGAGGTTTTAGATGCAAGAGATCCAATGGGCTGCCGGTGTCCTCAATTGGAGCAAGCTGTAACTTGCTCTGGAGGAGACAAAAAGCTACTGTTGGTTCTGAACAAAATTG atttagTGCCAAAGGAGAACTTGGAGAAATGGCTGAATTATTTGAAGAAAGAGTTTCCAACGGTTGCTTTTAAATCAGCAACACTGATGAAGGACAGGACTATG CAGGAACAGGTCACAAAAAGACGTGCTCGTGTTGATTTATCAAGAAccactgaatgttttggaagcaaatgccttttgaaacTTCTTCAAGAGCACGGCAAGACTCAAAACAAAGCCATTCAGGTTGGGGTAGTAG GTTTCCCTAATGTGGGAAAGAGCAGCATAATCAACAGTCTCAAAGGAGTCCGTGCTTGCAATGTTGGCCTAGCAAGAGGTGTTACCAA GTCCATGCAAATTGTGCACATTGATAAACAGACAAAGATGTTAGACAGTCCAAGTATAATTGCAGATCCTTCCAACAATGCCCTGGCTCTGGCCTTGAGAAGTATCATAGACATTGAAGAATCAGGCGTAGCAGAGGTGCTTGAAGGAGTAGATGCCATTCTAAATCACTGCAGTAAACAGCAG GTTGTGATGCACTATAATATCCCAGATTTCAGGAACACTGAGGAGTTTTTAACTTTACTTGCTCAGAAAAGGGGTATGCTGAAAAAGGGAGGTGTTCCTGATGTAGAGAATGTAGCTAAATTACTACTGTGTGACTGGACAGG agcTAAAATAAGCTACCACTCACAACCTCCAGGATCTCAGAGACTGCCACCATATCTTACAGAAGACAAAATAGCTGAAATGCAGGAGTGCTTTAATTTAAAGAACctagaagaagaaaacaacaacacTGTTCAAG CTTTAAAATACCCCAGTCCGGCAAGTAGCATCATTTTCCAGTCAGCTGGTATGGCAAATGGAACAATAGAGGAAAATAAAGTGATAGAGGTAGCATCAGAGTGTGAAAACTTGGAAAcaagcaaggaggaggaggaagaagaagaggaggatttcaCAGAAAGTGATGATGATCAAGATGATGtagaagaagaaaaggatgtCAAAGAG GAAAGCAAAGTTCAGGTCACCAGGAAAGCAACACTTGGAAAACAACAAACAAGTCCTacaaattcagaaaagcagataGCAG aaagcCAACATTCCAATTCACTATCATTCAGCTTGGATAAGACAGCAGATGAAGATGATGCCTACGATTTTAATACAGACTATGTGTAA
- the GLT8D1 gene encoding glycosyltransferase 8 domain-containing protein 1 yields the protein MTLRKVNISILIVAVVIFLLVLHHNFLGLSDFLKRELSDSNPVGLQPIDFIPAVPQRLADEGNDKEISVVIAASDERLGGAIAAMNSIYRHTRSNVVFHIVTLNDTVDHLRLWLSNTALKNLRYRILDFDPRVLEGKVQVDPQKTDTLKPLTFARFYLPNLVPHAEKAIYVDDDIIVQDDILELYNTPLKPGHAAAFSDDCDSTTNKVAVRGAGNQYNYIGFLDYKKETIRKLAMKANTCSFNPGVFVANLTEWKLQNITKQLEKWMALNVAEELYSRTLAGSITTPPLLIVFYKQHSSIDPMWNVRHLGSSAGKRYSPQFVKAAKLLHWNGHFKPWGRTASYAEVWEKWYVPDPTGKFGLIRRHSEAYEAK from the exons ATGACATTAAGGAAag tgaACATTTCCATCCTTATAGTGGCTGTTGTCATATTTTTGCTAGTTCTTCATCATAACTTCCTAGGCCTCAGTGACTTCTTGAAACGGGAATTGTCAG ATTCAAATCCAGTAGGACTTCAGCCTATAGATTTCATACCTGCAGTTCCCCAGAGGCTGGCAGATGAAGGGAATGATAAGGAGATTTCTGTGGTCATTGCGGCATCAGATGAGAGGCTTGGGGGTGCAATTGCAGCCATGAACAGTATTTACCGTCACACCAGATCCAACGTGGTTTTCCATATTGTTACTCTGAACGATACTGTGGATCACCTGAG GCTGTGGCTAAGTAACACTGCTCTGAAAAATTTAAGATACCGAATTTTGGATTTTGACCCTCGTGTCTTAGAAGGGAAAGTACAAGTGGATCCTCAAAAGACAGACACCTTAAAACCA TTAACCTTTGCAAGATTCTACTTGCCCAATTTGGTACCTCATGCAGAGAAGGCCATCTATGTGGATGATGATATAATAGTGCAAG ATGATATTCTTGAACTTTACAACACTCCATTGAAACCTGGACATGCAGCTGCATTTTCAGATGATTGTGACTCAACGACTAATAAAGTTGCTGTCCGTGGAGCAGGCAATCAG tataatTACATCGGGTTTCTAGATTACAAAAAAGAGACCATCCGAAAGCTTGCCATGAAAGCCAACACCTGCTCTTTCAATCCAGGAGTTTTTGTTGCCAATTTGACAGAATGGAAATTACAGAACATCACTAAGCAACTGGAGAAGTGGATGGCACTTAATGTAGC AGAGGAACTTTACAGTAGGACTCTGGCTGGCAGCATCACGACACCTCCACTGCTAATTGTATTTTACAAGCAGCATTCCAGTATTGATCCCATGTGGAATGTCCGACATCTCG GGTCTAGTGCTGGAAAAAGGTACTCTCCTCAGTTTGTGAAAGCTGCTAAGCTGCTCCATTGGAATGGACATTTCAAACCATGGGGAAGAACGGCGTCATACGCTGAAGTCTGGGAGAAGTGGTATGTCCCTGACCCTACAGGCAAGTTCGGCCTGATCCGCAGACATTCAGAAGCCTATGAAGCGAAGTAG
- the SPCS1 gene encoding signal peptidase complex subunit 1, whose translation MAAQGDDGAEKAEAQAEAQAEAQAEARGSGGGDAEPMAEAAGCHLGLSEDRAERRGRVSGQLSTRLPVLLQRRGCRAEQRYSPRGPAASSASQGDADGRQPPQSSDEDDAEEQDEDREAPLSAAAAMLNIFRSIPTQMDYKGQKLAEQIFQGIILVSAIIGFIYGYITEQFGWTVYIVMAGFALSCLLTLPPWPMYRRNPLKWLPVQESGTEEKKPADRKPKRHAKS comes from the exons ATGGCGGCGCAGGGAGACGACGGCGCAGAGAAGGCTGAGGCCCAGGCCGAGGCGCAGGCTGAGGCTCAGGCCGAggcccggggcagcggcggcggcgacgCGGAGCCGATGGCTGAGGCAGCAGGCTGCCACCTTGGGCTGTCGGAGGACAGGGCGGAGCGAAGGGGGCGTGTTTCCGGCCAGCTCAGCACCCGCCTTCCGGTCCTGCTTCAGCGCCGTGGGTGTCGCGCTGAGCAGCGGTACTCGCCGAGGgggcccgccgcctcctccgcctcgCAGGGTGACGCGGACGGCCGGCAGCCACCGCAGAGCTCTGACGAGGACGACGCCGAGGAGCAGGACGAGGACCGTGAGGCGCcgctctccgccgccgccgccatgctgAACATCTTCCGCTCCATCCCCACGCAGATG GACTACAAGGGCCAAAAATTAGCAGAACAGATTTTTCAAGGAATCATTCTCGTCTCTGCA ataattGGTTTCATCTATGGATACATCACTGAACAGTTTGGATGGACTGTCTACATAGTTATGGCTGGATTTGCTTTATCGTGTTtg CTAACGCTTCCTCCGTGGCCTATGTACCGCCGCAATCCTCTGAAGTGGCTACCTGTCCAAGAGTcgggaacagaagaaaagaagccaGCAGACAGAAAGCCAAAGAGACATGCTAAAAGCTAA